From Microtus pennsylvanicus isolate mMicPen1 chromosome 10, mMicPen1.hap1, whole genome shotgun sequence, one genomic window encodes:
- the LOC142858565 gene encoding MORF4 family-associated protein 1-like, with the protein MRPLDAVELAEPEEVEVLEPEEDFEQFLLPIIHEMREDIASLTRERGRAPVRNLGKLWEMDNMLIQIKTQVEASEESALNHLQAGGADPRGPRAEKAEEKAQEMAKMAEMLVQLVRRIEKSESS; encoded by the coding sequence ATGCGGCCTCTGGATGCGGTGGAGCTGGCGGAGCCCGAGGAGGTGGAGGTGCTGGAGCCGGAGGAGGACTTCGAGCAGTTTCTGCTGCCCATCATCCACGAGATGCGCGAGGACATCGCGTCGCTGACGCGCGAGCGCGGGCGCGCGCCCGTGCGCAACCTGGGCAAGCTGTGGGAGATGGACAATATGCTGATCCAGATCAAGACGCAGGTGGAGGCCTCGGAGGAGAGCGCGCTCAACCACCTCCAGGCGGGCGGCGCCGACCCCCGCGGCCCCAGGGCGGAGAAGGCCGAGGAGAAGGCGCAGGAGATGGCGAAGATGGCCGAGATGCTGGTGCAGCTGGTGCGGCGGATAGAGAAGAGCGAGTCGTCGTGA